A stretch of Camelina sativa cultivar DH55 chromosome 18, Cs, whole genome shotgun sequence DNA encodes these proteins:
- the LOC104761542 gene encoding glucan endo-1,3-beta-glucosidase 12: MDALVLSLLMLSSFSAIYADSGMIGVNYGRIADNLPAPDKVVELLKSQGINRVKLYDTETTVLTALANSGIKVVVSLPNEDLASAAADQKYTDDWVQQNIKKYIPATDIEAIAVGNEVFVDPRNTTKYLVPAMTNVQSSLVKFNLDKSIKISSPIALSALASSYPPSSGSFKPELIEPVIKPMLDLLRKTSSHLMVNAYPFFAYAANADKISLDYALFKDNAGNVDSGNGLKYNSLLDAQIDAVFAAMSAVGFNDVKLVVTETGWPSAGDENEIGAGSANAAAYNGGLVKRVLTGNGTPLKPKEPLNVYLFALFNENQKTGPTSERNYGLFYPNENKVYDVSLSSGKSTPVEDNKEKVPPVVKPSSHVGQTWCVANGKTTKEKLQEGLDYACGEGGADCRPIQPGATCYDPESLEAHASYAFNSYYQKNARGVGTCDFKGAAYVVSQPPKYGKCEFPTGH, encoded by the exons ATGGATGCGTTGGTTCTATCTCTCCTCATGCTCTCCTCTTTCTCAGCCATTTACGCAG ATTCTGGAATGATCGGAGTAAACTATGGCCGTATCGCAGACAATCTCCCGGCACCGGACAAAGTAGTCGAGCTTCTCAAATCTCAAGGAATCAACCGCGTCAAGCTCTACGACACCGAAACAACCGTACTAACCGCACTCGCCAACTCCGGTATCAAAGTCGTCGTCTCTCTCCCCAACGAAGACCTCGCCTCCGCCGCCGCGGATCAGAAATACACCGACGACTGGGTTCAGCAGAACATCAAGAAATACATCCCGGCCACCGATATCGAAGCCATCGCCGTCGGTAACGAAGTGTTCGTCGATCCGAGGAACACAACCAAGTACCTCGTCCCAGCTATGACCAACGTTCAAAGCTCTCTCGTCAAGTTCAACCTCGACAAATCGATCAAGATCTCGTCGCCGATTGCTTTGAGCGCGTTGGCGAGTTCGTACCCACCGTCGTCCGGTTCTTTCAAACCGGAGTTAATCGAACCGGTGATTAAACCGATGCTCGATCTGCTCCGCAAAACGTCGTCGCATCTCATGGTCAATGCTTATCCCTTCTTCGCTTACGCAGCTAACGCCGATAAAATCTCGTTGGACTACGCTTTGTTCAAAGACAACGCCGGGAATGTTGATTCCGGTAACGGATTGAAGTACAACAGTCTCTTAGACGCTCAGATCGACGCCGTTTTCGCAGCTATGTCCGCCGTTGGATTTAACGACGTTAAGCTCGTGGTGACGGAGACAGGCTGGCCTTCTGCCGGAGACGAGAACGAGATCGGCGCTGGTTCGGCTAACGCGGCGGCGTATAACGGCGGGTTAGTTAAAAGAGTGTTGACGGGAAACGGAACGCCGTTAAAACCTAAGGAGCCGCTCAACGTTTACCTGTTCGCTCTGTTTAACGAGAATCAGAAAACGGGTCCGACTTCGGAGAGGAACTACGGGTTGTTTTACCCGAACGAGAACAAAGTGTACGACGTTTCGCTTTCCTCCGGTAAGTCAACGCCGGTCGAAGATAACAAAGAGAAGGTTCCACCGGTGGTGAAGCCGTCGTCGCACGTGGGACAGACGTGGTGTGTGGCGAACGGGAAAACGACCAAGGAGAAGCTTCAGGAAGGTCTCGACTACGCTTGTGGCGAAGGAGGCGCTGATTGCCGTCCGATTCAACCGGGTGCCACGTGTTACGATCCTGAATCGTTAGAGGCTCACGCTTCGTACGCGTTCAACAGTTACTATCAGAAGAACGCACGTGGTGTCGGCACGTGTGATTTTAAAGGTGCAGCGTACGTGGTCTCGCAACCTCCTA aGTATGGGAAATGCGAGTTTCCAACAGGGCATTGA
- the LOC109124861 gene encoding transcription initiation factor TFIID subunit 9, with protein sequence MAGEGEEDVPRDAKIVKSLLKSMGVEDYEPRVIHQFLELWYRYVVEVLTDAQVYSEHASKSNIDCDDVKLAIQSKVNFSFSQPPPREVLLELAASRNKIPLPKSIAGPGVPLPPEQDTLLSPNYQLVIPRKSASTEPEETEDDEEMTDPAQSSQEQQQQQTSDLPGQTPQRVSFPLSRRPNK encoded by the exons ATGGCCGGAGAAGGTGAAGAGGATGTACCTAGAGATGCTAAGATTGTGAAATCTCTGCTTAAGTCGATGGGTGTGGAGGACTACGAGCCTCGTGTGATACACCAGTTTCTGGAGCTATGGTACCGGTATGTGGTGGAAGTGTTGACAGATGCTCAGGTATACTCAGAGCATGCTAGCAAATCCAACATTGACTGTGATGATGTGAAGCTCGCTATTCAGTCCAAAGTTAATTTCAGCTTCTCACAGCCACCTCCAAGAGAG GTTCTGCTAGAGCTTGCTGCAAGTAGGAACAAGATCCCTTTGCCAAAATCGATAGCAGGACCGGGTGTTCCTCTCCCACCTGAACAGGACACATTGCTGAGCCCAAACTACCAGCTTGTGATACCAAGGAAGTCAGCTTCCACAGAACCTGAAGAAactgaggatgatgaagaaatgACAGATCCTGCACAGTCCTCGCAAgaacagcagcaacaacaaacaTCAGACCTCCCAGGTCAAACTCCCCAACGAgtctctttccctctctctaGAAGACCCAATAAGTAG
- the LOC104761546 gene encoding E3 ubiquitin-protein ligase SPL2 yields the protein MSSPERAILSLLLDLALSFDGAVLGITLAISAVGSAIKCASTNAAFNKIKDAPEVSVADLRSLLPAAENKSETNDHGTSPDQRLVVVRGFVRPKISGDDNVLISSETGDKALIIQRTQTYVYSGWKRLFHSTGYRFMLERSMPKQGVDFMRKVPFVIVGNDQQSQSSYLLVNMDGSSQPLPLTTVYNRLQPINSSFLQAFLFPEYPVGLLDVEKILPAGKDITAVGFCSFRNGVPEIKSCQDLPYFLSEMTKDQMIEELMDQTGLIFLGSVILGIVSVGILSYAAVRTWNRWKLRNHQRELSQRPSEPIVDDEPEDAEEIPDGQLCVICVTRRRVPAFIPCGHVVCCRLCASTVERELNPKCPVCLQSIRGSMRVYYS from the exons ATGTCCTCGCCGGAGCGTGCCATTCTCAGTCTACTGCTTGACCTCGCTCTCTCCTTCGACGGCGCAGTCCTCGGAATTACTTTAGCTATTAGCGCCGTCGGTTCTGCTATCAAGTGTGCATCCACCAACGCCGCCTTTAACAAGATCAAAGATGCACCCGAAGTCTCCGTCGCTGACCTCCGATCACTTCTTCCGGCGGCTGAAAACAAATCTGAGACTAACGACCACGGGACCAGCCCTGATCAGCGGCTCGTTGTGGTTCGCGGATTCGTCAGACCGAAGATTTCCGGTGACGACAACGTGTTAATCTCGTCGGAGACTGGAGATAAAGCTCTTATAATCCAGAGAACGCAAACG TATGTGTATAGTGGATGGAAGAGATTGTTCCACTCGACTGGTTACCGGTTTATGTTGGAGAGGTCTATGCCCAAGCAAGGAGTTGATTTTATGAGAAAG GTCCCATTTGTCATTGTAGGAAATGATCAACAATCGCAGTCTAGTTATCTCCTTGTTAACATGGATGGTTCAAGTCAACCTCTTCCGCTTACCACTGTGTATAATCGTTTGCAGCCTATTAATTCTTCGTTTCTTCAAGCCTTTCTGTTCCCCGAGTATCCT GTCGGTCTGCTTGATGTAGAGAAGATTTTACCAGCTGGGAAAGATATAACAGCTGTTGGCTTCTGCAGTTTTAGGAATGGAGTTCCTGAAATCAAATCGTGCCAAGATCTTCCTTATTTCTT ATCAGAGATGACCAAGGACCAGATGATAGAGGAGCTTATGGATCAGACCGGCTTAATATTCTTAGGCAGTGTTATCTTGGGCATTGTGTCTGTTGGCATCCTTAGCTATGCTGCTGTCAG GACCTGGAATAGATGGAAACTACGGAACCATCAGAGAGAGCTGTCACAGAGACCAAGTGAACCCATAGTCGATGATGAACCCGAGGATGCAGAGGAAATCCCAGATGGACAATTGTGTGTGATATGCgtgacaagaagaagagtacCTGCGTTTATTCCCTGTGGACATGTAGTATGTTGCAGGCTGTGTGCTTCAACCGTTGAACGAGAGTTAAACCCTAAGTGTCCAGTTTGTCTTCAGAGCATTAGGGGATCTATGCGTGTATATTACTCCTAG
- the LOC104763469 gene encoding UPF0725 protein At2g20620-like: MPKWLDDDALTGSDKLHFYEVNDSDLQQNAWLHLYAQVAAYSRWIYHMVDHLPLEIKKVVVQTKEDIESSLKLKSGNAIFYLSFKTREGAEYKSIIRQTRDGRPQHMCLEVKHVEIDK, encoded by the exons ATGCCTAAGTGGCTAGATGATGATGCACTTACAGGAAGCGATAAGCTACACTTCTATGAG GTTAATGATTCGGATTTGCAACAGAATGCATGGCTTCATCTATATGCTCAAGTTGCTGCATACTCTAGGTGGATTTATCACATG gtggATCATCTCCCATTGGAGATAAAGAAAGTGGTGGTACAAACAAAGGAAGACATAGAGTCAAGTTTGAAGTTGAAGTCGGGCAATGCAATCTTCTACTTAAGTTTCAAGACTCGTGAAGGTGCCGAGTACAAATCCATAATAAGGCAAACGAGGGATGGAAGACCACAACACATGTGCCTTGAAGTTAAACATGTTGAGATAGACAAGTAG